The genomic stretch ATAAAACCCTCATAATACGATTTAGTGGTCAGTTAAGATAGTTCTCACAAATATATTAACTGAAGTATGAGAAAAGAGCTACAGGAACCTCCTTGTTAATCAAACATATAATGTTCAAATAGAAGATTCTTACCCTCCTACTCTTCAAATGGTAGAAATCAATGAGGTCATCTGGCTGAGAGTGAGAAATTTGAGCCTTTGCTTTTATCTCTTCTGTCTCTCGCAGCTGCTTATCAGACAGCATTGTAACAAAACTCTCATGGCAAGAGTTCAACCAGATCTTCCTGACCTCATTCTCAGTGTTACAGAGCAATCTTATGCACAGAATTATCCTATCATAGGAATCGTTATCAATTGGGTGTGGAAGAACTGAAGACTGCCCTAGCTGTATCATTGAGACCATGATCAGTAATGCATTAGTTGTTGCTTTGTTCACTTCAACTTTAGATGGCTGAACTTCTTCCAATCTCAAAATGAACTTAGTCACGGTGCAAGCAACAACTGCcccaaggaagaaatcaccagtTAGCAGAAGGGATCTCAGATTTCCAGTGGTCAAAGATCCTTGAATTACTGTCGCGGGTGAAAAAACAGTTTCAGAGGCAGCACTTTGAGTAGCATATGTCCCATCAGCAAGGACAGCAGGTCTTCTAGATGAAACAGTAGTGGAGTTTATTTGCTGAGACTTTTTCGAAGAATCATTAGCTTCACCTTCCTCAGAAACTGAATAAAATGGTAGATCACCAAGGCACTGCTTGATAGTTGCAATGCCACTCTCAACTTCAGAAAGAGATAGACAATACTCTCCAATGATCCAAAGGGCACATGAACAAACACGTGCAGCTCGAATTTGGTAGAAAGTATCCAGTAGCCTTGTCACAATGGAAACCCTTAATTTTGGGTTTGTTTCAATAATCTCACGGACAAAAACAGCCACATCAATTGCAGAAGCAACATTGTTATCACCCAAGAAATCCATCAACAGATGGACAACTGTACTTGCGACTTCCGGAAACTTAACAGCACAGGAATGAATGGCTTGGATAAGCATTTGACGGTACTCACCATTCTTCTCAAGTTCACCACTCTGGGTTTTCATAACTTCTTTCTTCAACGTGAGAACAACCTCATTGATATTACGGGGGGTGATCAACTCAAGAACAATGTCAAGTGTTTTTCTCCTGATGTCAAGGTTCGGACTTGAAAGCGCTCTGAGGACATCCATAATCATATCAACCATGATCTCCCTATGAGAAAATTTCAATTCATTCAGTCTATCAAGCACAATAAGCTTCACATTGTTGTCACTCTGAGATTGTAGAAGTTGACAATAGGTATTAGCTGCAGCTCTTATAGCAGTTGGGGCAGAAGACAAAGAAACTAGAGTCCCAGCACATTCATACACAACAGCAGCAGAAGGGACAATAAGTAGTGATATAATTATCTTGATGTACTTCCCTTTCTCCCCTTTGTTTGTCCTGCAAACTCTTCGGACCAAATCCAAGACAACCATCTGGAGTAACTCACCCCAATCAGATACTCTATCAACATGGGTCAAGAGATAATTGACAGCACGTTCCTGAGCACATTGGAAAAGCATCAGAAATGCGTTCCTTTTAGCTGATGGATCCTGCTCCGTGGTAAGGACGTTCTCAATCTTCTCTGGTGCATCTGCCAGGAGCTGCTCACCCTGTGGAAGCTTGTAAACAGCCATGACAGCAAGAATTGCATTTCTCCGCACATACGGATGCCGGTGCTCCAAGTTGCTCATAATAGATGGAAACAAAGGTTCAATTATATCAACCTCATTCAGCCGACAAAGGAATCTCAAAGTAACTCCACGAATGTACTCATTTGGATGCTGCAAGTTATTCCTCAAGTTCTGACAAATTAGGACCATTTCAGGCAGCATGCTCCCCTTAGAATCGGTCTTCTCAATAGTCTCCAGATACAGAAGCAGCAGCTTTTGAATCGTGTGATCCTCAGAGGGCAAGACATATCTAATAATAGTAATAAATAGCTGGGGTAGTGTTTCACCATTCAACAAAAGCATGACGGCCTTCTTCATGGCATCAACCTTGGCAGGAACATCATTCCCTTCGAGGGCTTCCTTGATCTCATTGACAAGAGCTGGTGTCCCCTTATCAAAGTGTATCAGCAAAGAACAGGACTTCTCCATTTTATTCTAGTTGCTTACCTGAAACTTAAAGTTTCCCATAAGCTTCAAGATAACATATTATAACTTTTTACAAGAGAGAATAAAGTTGCAAAGGTCAGAAAAGAGTCCAACTTTAGTTTAGTCAAAACATTTAAATTACTCTAAGGCAGTTCAATATAAAGAACTACTCAACAATGATTCTTTGATTATAAATGAACAAAGCCATTCAGAAAAGTCAATTTTTTCCCATGGGGTGTCATCCAGTGTCAATGAAGTGGGAGGAAAACCATGATGCCTCAGGTTCAAATCTCAgcgaaggaaaaaaaaaatactacctATGCCTCGCTTCCAACGCAGGAGGCCAAGCATTCTGCCAGACGTCCCGGCCTGGGAGCCCCGTTCGCCTTTGGTACTTCAGTAGATCTTCTAAAATAAAAAGCGCTACTTCAGCCTTAACTACAACTACATTACGCAAGCCCCGTCGATACCTACCTATAGagtcaaattaaaataaaaaagtacCAGTATGCCTTGGTGGACAGAGTTACACGATCCCTGTGCTAGTGGGAGGTAGCAGGCACCCGGTGGACTAGTCGAGGTGCAGGGAAGCTGGCTCAGACACCACCGTCATTAAAAATTAAACTTTTAACAAAGTTTGTTAGATTTATAATAAATGTTACCAGCAGAATGAGGAGGTACAGCGGTATTAGATCACCACAGCCTAGTACCAGATTTTACTCTTCCACAAGTCACATCAATACTCAAATCACACTGCAGGGGCGGAAACGCATGGAAAATGTCAACCAATCAATCAATCAACAATGTGCAATTCCAAATTAGATGGAGTAACGCTATTTGAATCAGGCATACAGCGAGCTCTATGCATCGGGCATCAAGCTAAATGATACAAGTGAATCACCCAACACTTTTAATCCAAAAATTAATCAAAATCATTAATGCTCAGCTCAGCATAGGCGGATCTAACCCTTCCCAACAAGTTTGGTTCAGGCATATTTGTCAACCAATCAATCAAATGTGGATTAAAATGTCAACCAATCAATCAAATGTGAAAATGTCAACCAATCAATCAATCAACAATGCGCAATTCCAAATTAGATGGAGTAACGCTATTTGAATCAGGCATACAGCGAGCTCTATGCATCGGGCATCAAGCTAAATGATACAAGTGAATCACCCAACACTTTTAATCCAAAAATTAATCAATATCATTAATGCTCAGCTCAGCATAGGCGGATCTAACCCTTCCCAACAAGTTTGGTTCTGAGCCCTCTGCTTTCAACTCGGATTACATTTTAAATAAAAACATATATAAATAAATGTGCAAACATAATACTAGTATACTACTTCCGAATCTACCGACTCCGAATTGTAAACTAAACAGTGCAGTTCGGCGGCATAATTCAACAAGACAAATAGCCCTAACAATCAAATTCCGTAAAATAAAACAGAGAAACAAATCTAGAATGAGAAAAAAATGACTTACCGGATAGAAATGCAGAAATGGTTGAATCGAAGTGAATCTTTTGAAGAGAATTTGGTAATGAGGAATTTGTGGGTATTTGAGGGTAAGGTTGGAAAAGGGGAGTCGGGAGAAATGGTGATCGGAGGGTGGGTGGTTTTAAGGAGGGAGAAAGTTTGGTGTCTTTACTCAGATCTGCGAGATCCGCAGAGTGAGTCTGGTATTTTGTATTTGTAACGAGTCTGGAGCAAAGCTTAAAAACTACTGTAagaaaaaacataaaataaaataaaaagttagCTTATTAAGAAcaagaaaaagaggagaaatatTATTGTTTGATTAGCCtcacataaaatacaaaaatatggatcacccctcATAATTTACACTTTGAAATATAGAGTCTAAGTATTCGAATTTGTAATGAGGATGAGATTGTGAATTCTTGGCAATTGAACTGTCGCATTAGATATTTACATTAATGTTTGTATATTTTTATCAATGTTTCACCATTTCATAATTTGTTTCATATTTTCTAATGTCATAGACATTACTAGGTACAATTATAATTCAAGTTATCGGCACATTGGTcacactctatttcccaaattaATTAGATTAAACATCTCTATACATAGAGAGTTTTACATAGTTTGACATAATATATGCAGCTCCAATCTCAATTTATGGTCttagcatttcaatacatgattcatattccttgcaccatttttaagttatcaagaatagcgcattgatcatattggaatgcatctttcacaaatatagggtcacaacaccaattcatgtaaagTATCAATCAAAGCAAGAATCCAAAattcagtcttaccacatttacaCAAGCATCAATAtagctcaatttctaaaacacgggattttagccgtacataccttgtttaagctttccttaagttactacaacgttccgaaaattctagcaattccaatctactttgagacataagaaaattgaacacaaattaggtaggtattcatggttttagctcatttgagaattttatcaaatactagttgagcatcttgatttcaaatctcttttacaaggtttccttcattccccaaccgaatctttacttatttatgttcaacaatcttttcacaaacctaatttgtaattgcaatataatatatttttcgAATTTATGTCTGGTACTTTAATATTTTTATAGTTTTTCGGTAAAATATATAATATCTTTAACCTTGTCTATTTGGTCTATTTCGATCCGTTCTTATATGAATGTAAGTCATTTTAAGTATGTTAGATCAAATTCCTTATAACTCCAAAATATTGACTTAAATAGAATTAGGTCTTACTATTTGGGAGGATTGCTTGTTTGTATAAAATAAGCTTCGCCATTTAAAAGTACAGCTTAAATACACACCTCAATCTTCAGGAAGACGCACAAAAAAATCCGTTTTTTCTTCTAGATATACGTGTATAAGGGGTTAGATTTGGAATTTTAAGTCAGTGCATATAAAGTAGATGTGAACCAATTTCTTTCGGATAATAGTTTAATTTATAATACACAGTTGAGCTTCCTCACATCActaccattatatatatatgcaaataatatatatatgAGATAATGCATAAGTGCATTGTAAGAGAGaaaactctttattttatttatgtcaTTAACTTTTTGGCTTCTTGTTTTGGAGGCATATTTTCTTGATACCtactgtagacaataaatttgcgttgagaaaataaaattaagaccgaaaatatcgcaacaattgtagtatttgatttcaaataatatgagtatacaatctctatgattcctaTAATTCTATTTTcgatagtaaataaattcaagggcctttgagcttgatgaatatgtagttgttgccacgaacgatgatcttgttcttgagcttgagcttggaCTTGAACTTAATTTgatcttcgttcttgagcttgaaattgatttgttctttgttcttgagcttgaatttgattgcttgaacttgaacttgattgcttgaagcttgaaacttgtggaggaatttgcagcgtttgatctacgagctctttcttgcttatgTTACAACTTCTGGTATCTTTTCTGGGTTATGaaaacccctatttatagttgtggaagggaggagtcatgataagaacaaactttttccaaccaatcaaattgaagtgtgacatggccgcatttgattggccataacatgtcacttgcacacgtggcgcgatttcattagccttttaatgtgacttggcatgccttgtcattttgacacgtggcatgatcctgTTGGCTCTTCCGCTTAACTTGGCACGCCATGTCATTTGACAtttggcaccaaactgggcctctaggaaaaTAACAttttgggcttaatgaagtgggctcatcaatttagcccaattaaatgggctagtccaatggattaagacttatttatttaatccatttaTATTGGAcgtatataattaattcaattatattagcccataatatatatttggaccaatatatcttgaatttaaaatatagtccaaattattttatggatttaattttaataaaatttatatacctACAAATGCCCCTACTTCAAACTTGTTGTGTGAATTTAAAAGACTAGGCTTGAAGTAAAAGAACTATGATGGAAAACATCCCATGCAGCTTCTAGCAATGTCCATTTTCAATATATTTGACTTGAATAATGGAATTAAGCTAAACCACATTGATGCCATCATCATATTCTTAGGATATTTTTTCCGTAGTTCACTAAAAATAGAACTAACATTGTCCTCTTTTCAATTTGCATATGTAAGCAAATTCCACCACCGTAACCTTTTCTTCTAGTTGAATTAGGATATCAAATCCTTGTTGGACTCTAACAAATTTCCAATCCCACATCGCCATTAAACTTCCAGTATCGTTTCACCACTTCTATAAATAGCTGCATATCCATTCAATAGGCATCAATCGCAGTATTTTGAAGCCATTAGCCATTTGAGTCTAGTTTTGTGGACTCGAAAGCATTGACgcgaaggtaatttcttcttcttttcttttgcttttcttcttttgtcatTTTTTGTAGGTCAAACAAGAAGGATGTGTCCTTGTTTAATGAGATGATCCATGCGTGAAGAAGACCATCATAGGATGTGAGGGATGGGTACTCATCCTTGCCcgaatatcggagagattactctcatgacccgactatcggagagattactctcaaaacgacccgactatcggagagatttcTCTCAAAAcgacccgactatcggagagattactctcaaaacgacccgactatcagagagattactcttaaAACGATccgactatcagagagattactctcaaaatgacccgactatcagagagaccaacttaaggtgcaaagggactcatatgtccaccttaagattggaaagttatagttccttttaaggacaaacccacgaagaggccaacttaaggtgcaaagggacttaaatGTACACCTAAAGATTGAAaaattatagttccttttaaggacaaccCTACGAAGAGGCCAAcataaggtgcaaagggactcatatgtccaccGTAAGATTgaaaagttatagttccttttaagaaCAAACCCACAAAGAGAACGACTTAAGGTGCAAaaggacttatatgtccaccttaagattagaaagttataaagcttcaactcaaagacttcatggacttgatgacgtcgacttgaacacttggaaaactttgaagattcggcggactttgcagaattcaacttgaagaccgacaaaCTTGGAGATTCAGCGGACTTTGATGTTTcaatgtgaaaaatttgagggctcaaatacttccacttgaAGACCGACGAGTTTGAGGACCtcaacttgaagacttcaacttgacctgGAGGGCTTAGATATCTCAACTTGAATGGTGGCGAACATGAAGATTTCAACTTAAAGACCGACGAACTTGAAGATTtcaacttggagacttcgatGGCTTAACTGtttcagcttctcttttgctttacattgtcCGACTTTTATCTTAGTCGCATAATTTTCAGCTTTAAGCGCTTGAAACAAAAGATTCATATTTTATCGTGGGAGagtccaaataatgaaccatTTAATTTCTCGAAAACTAGACttcaatatctaaaatatatccaaaaattagaatcaaacaccttcagaatcgccccaaataatattttgaaatcaactttagaTTGCACTACGTTGAAAATTTCAtatttgcgcagtctcaccaaaaaattcatatcATGGTGTAGGAACGTCGAAATTACAAACTGGTTGACTTcttgaaaactagacttcaagatctaggacatatccaaaattcttaatcaaacaacttcagaatcgtcccagataatattttgaaaccaactttatattgcaccatgctatcaattccagatttgcgcagtctcaccaaaaaaattcatatcttggtATGGAAGCCTCGAGATCGGAAGATTACTTACTTGCCATCAATCAAAATTTAAGAGCTATATTCTCACAAATATCTTGAGTTCAAGTCTCATTGAATTTGAAACGTTGTGCCAAGTAATCTTTTCCTTAtacttgtgtttccttttgacgtctctcttctctttcctttttttaaggcagagggcggacttggagaccaacaaacttgaaggtttggcgaaCCAGAAGACATAGAGAATCCCTAGACTTTAATGCAAATACTTGACCTCCCACtgaagatatcaatttaccatggagggtttccccctttaaatcaaatgagatcaaagttcaacAGGAGGATGGCATTTCAGCTTGATCTTACATTCACCCATACTTCATTCGAACGACAATtgggcaatatgtatcttttgaaattatgcgactgaacttagaatgaaactctaagctgcctacgtaccttgGTGAAGGGGATCAAGTCATACCATAGTTCAAACTAGGTGatttttttatgtcctaactttttcctaggccgcctctttcaaagttttcaacctagcggactctTTTTTTGTGTGGGGGGGGGCATacacagtttagactcatgcgggccatgagtgtagcaacatgcattttaggctcatgcgtcaaggagcgttgcgacttcaaggataatacttcttcaaaaacttaccattgatagggccgattctcatgccatctgcatcaaccagcttgtaagccccacttgagtaagatacttgtacgacatatggcccatcccattttgaagtgaacttccatacaggtttatgggaagtaattatgggtcttcgtacgacaaggacttgatctcctacttgaaaggatctcgggcgaactcttttattgaaggcgcgagacaatcgagcttgataacattcaagactctgttgagcttccaacctcttctcatcaaAAGCCTCTAACTCTGCTAATcaaagtcgagcattttcttcatcagtgatccctacttgaatagccagtcgtaacgaaggtatttgacgctcaagtaagacggcttcgactccataaatgagtgaataaggagtcgcctgtGGTGGCGTGCGGTGAgtcgtcctatatgcccatagagctttTTCCATACAGTCAGTCCAATCTCGTTTGAATTTGGAgacgactttctttaacaagttgcatagagttttgttgaatgcctcagctagaccattggcgaCAGCATTGTACGTCGAAGAGTtatgttgcttgaagccaaagagttCACAAAAattgttcatcaacctattatcgaatggctctacgttatccgttattatgtaacgaggaatgccaaagcgataaataatgtttactcggatgaaacttgcaacattttccttctttacttccttaagagtaACAgtttcagcccattttgagaagtagtcagttgcaaccaagatgtataggtgcccaccagaggactttggcaatggtccaacaacatctaatccccaagcgtcaagtggccaggatgcaacagtcgggtgcaacacttcaggaggttgatgaataaaattcgcatggaagtgacaagccttgcatcttcgagtgtagtccaagcaatcttttaccatcgttggccaataatatcccatcctttttatatggaagtggagctttgatccagactggtgtgacccacataccccagaatgtgcctcttgcaaagcttggagtgtTTCTTCTTCCCCTAAGCATCGTAAGAGTACTCCTTCGAATGACCTTATGTATAgagtatctttgtagtaaaggaagcgaggtgcacaATGACAGATTTTAGTCCTTCTCCgcggattttctggaagtatcccatagcataagtagtcgataatgggctgtcaccattcttctttctcaacttcagaaacaacgacaagatgcttgagttcattttcttcacatttgcctcatttggcggcggtactacccatttttggcaggCAGTAACTTGCGCTTGATCAAGAAGGATTAACGATGAAGCTAGGGCAGCTAAATcatcagccttcttattttctttccttcgcacatgctgaatagtcacatcaccAAGCCACCCCATTAATTTtttagcgtaatcatgatatgggcgtagttcaggtTTCTTAACCTCGTAACTACctaaaagctgattgaccactaacttagagtcaccaaagacttgcaattgtaACCGCTTCAATTCGACATCCATTTCgagcccaagtattaatgcttgatactCAACAACGTTGTTAGAGCAGAGTTGCATCAACGTAAAAGAGTAGGGCAGAACTTCACCTTGAGAAGTGACAAACACTACACCAGTACCAATTCTTCCGCGAtgtgcagcaccatcaaagtataTCTTCCATGGAGGCTGAACTTCAATGACCATGGCATCCTTATCAGGTAGTTCGTTAGTTAGCTCCCAATCATCAAGTATAgggtgatctgccaagaagtACGCTAATGCTTTTCCTTTATAGCCTTTTGTGGGATTTACAcgatttcaaattgttgaaactggaggtaccaccttgctagtcgatcactaaggacaagttttgacatcacgaacttgatgggatttgctaTAGAAACAACACGaacgacatgagcttgaaagtagtgcttcaacttttggattgagaagactagcgccaaacctaacttttcaattggcgaataatttAGCTCATtcggtgtcatcatcctgcttaagtagtaaagggagttttctttccctttattattttcttgggccaacaacgctccaacagacctttcttgtgCTGAAATGTATAGTATTCGTGGCTTTCCAAGTATAGGGGCTGCCAAAAccggaggcttcatcaagtaggatttaatgctctcaaaggcattgctacatgcttggtcccatttgaaaGGTACACCTTTCTTCATAAGACGATtgaatggttggcacctcccagctaggtttcagatgaatctcctaaggtatgttagctttccttgcagacttttcaattcatgaatTACAGggctcaggcattttcaagaTTGCATGTACTTTAGCTTGATCTATTTCAATCCTTCgatgtcggacaatgaaaccCAGGAACTTTCTAGAGGTAACTCCAAAGGCGCATTTtaatggattcatcctaagttggtatctCTGGAGCAGCTCAAACaccattctcaagtctttcaagtAGTCGCTTTTCTttcttgattttaccaccaagtcaTCAACATAGCATTCAGCATTATTGTGGAGAAGGTCATCAAAGATATTCCGCATAGCTCTTTGGTAAGTAGCTAGCATtgttcaagccaaaaggcattaccttgtagcaataaatacccttgggggtaCAGAATGTAGtgagctcttcatcttttggtgccatgcaAATTTGGTTATATCCTGATGAACCGTCCATAAATGACATTGCCTTGTACCCAGTAGTAGCATCAGTCATCAGTTCTGGAATGGGAAGCGAGAACTCATCTTTCGGACACACATTGTTAAGATCTCTAAAGTCAACGcacactcgaatctggccatttttcttccttacagggacaatacttgaaacccatgttgggtatttaacttcacgaataaagCCAGCTTCGATGAGCTTGTTAATTTcggtttcaatcaagggaaccaagtccggcctaaaacgcctttgagcttgtttaacagggcgagcaccatttttgactgcagggtgatggactgctacttcgggtccaagccaggcatctctttgtaatTCCAAACAAAGAAATCCCtgaactccttgagtaactcaatataagtgctctcttcatcaacttctagtcaagcacttaggtaggtgggtcttggttttTCATCGGTACTAAGGTTAACTTTTTTTAAGGCATTAACTGTCGTTTTCACTCtttcttcaagttcaggtggagcataCTTCGCATCTttatcttcttgagggtccccattgtttaaggatatgtgataacacagTGAAATATCCTCCAATTCCACATTATCCTCCATTGAAGATGGAACGACATTCTCGACTTGTACAataacatgatacgaagaacccacactttcttcatcttcgtcacGTTCCTTATTGTAGACCACAATATATGGCTTTACCTTTAGTATTTctttacatgaaaccacaagttttgttcgttgcctcattctagaaggaaccaaactttggaaatccttagagattcCTGGATTTTGGGTGAAGCCGGTGTTCTTATGCTTTGAGAATTTCTCCGAaacttgttccccttctttaatggacccaatctttCAAACACTAAGGTCCTCACAAGTGATTTTCCAAGTCGGTCAAAGACAGAAGGCTTGTTAGAAGCGGCCGATTCAtcttctacagtgatataattgCCGCTCGCCCTTCTTATAgagatgcgcactggtgacggttgcttgtatcccaaaccttcacgtggttgcctcgttgaagcttctgatgggagcttccctaactttgacggctcattgggattgtatccagcttttgcaaatagcttgtaagcgttagggtcaaaaccttcatctgttcgtTTTGTAGGGAGTGCCCCATTCTGTAAATAtttttgggctacaaaccctaCAAGCGGCTTCGAGGataactttactgcctcaattcgttttacCGGAAGAGTTAGCTCCTTTAGCGTGTTAGTTTGGAGATTAGATGATTCACCatcgtctttcttccttttagggacatattggagtgCATGACTCACTTTCTTGCCATAAGACGCAATACCCCCTCTATAAGATTTATTTGCATTGGGTTGAACCTCGATAACATCTTTGACTCTACATTAGTCACTTCGCCTCTTTTAGTTGTGGGCTCgtcatttttactttttatgaCATCACCGGCTTTTAGCTCCTTCAtaatgcggttcttcaagtagaactttgcatcggcgaagtgtgactcatcctcggtgaatggctcatcatcaataactatcttcttctcgacttcaccctcatagtatttcaaacattgatggtaggtagatggaaccactttgttctcatgtatccaaggccttccaagcaagatgttgtatgaagtctttgcatcgatcacatatatccatgcacttgattgcatatcttcgaTGGTGATTTCCAACCTGATTGCacctatggctctttgccccccttgattgaatccttggatcatcacacgactttctgagagttcgttcatgggaataccaagttctttcacggtgcgaattggcaaaatgttcactgaggatcctccatcaaccaaaatttgaTTTACCTTTTCATCACGCATATATccaaccaggtacaatgggcggttatga from Nicotiana sylvestris chromosome 12, ASM39365v2, whole genome shotgun sequence encodes the following:
- the LOC104238214 gene encoding coatomer subunit beta-1-like translates to MEKSCSLLIHFDKGTPALVNEIKEALEGNDVPAKVDAMKKAVMLLLNGETLPQLFITIIRYVLPSEDHTIQKLLLLYLETIEKTDSKGSMLPEMVLICQNLRNNLQHPNEYIRGVTLRFLCRLNEVDIIEPLFPSIMSNLEHRHPYVRRNAILAVMAVYKLPQGEQLLADAPEKIENVLTTEQDPSAKRNAFLMLFQCAQERAVNYLLTHVDRVSDWGELLQMVVLDLVRRVCRTNKGEKGKYIKIIISLLIVPSAAVVYECAGTLVSLSSAPTAIRAAANTYCQLLQSQSDNNVKLIVLDRLNELKFSHREIMVDMIMDVLRALSSPNLDIRRKTLDIVLELITPRNINEVVLTLKKEVMKTQSGELEKNGEYRQMLIQAIHSCAVKFPEVASTVVHLLMDFLGDNNVASAIDVAVFVREIIETNPKLRVSIVTRLLDTFYQIRAARVCSCALWIIGEYCLSLSEVESGIATIKQCLGDLPFYSVSEEGEANDSSKKSQQINSTTVSSRRPAVLADGTYATQSAASETVFSPATVIQGSLTTGNLRSLLLTGDFFLGAVVACTVTKFILRLEEVQPSKVEVNKATTNALLIMVSMIQLGQSSVLPHPIDNDSYDRIILCIRLLCNTENEVRKIWLNSCHESFVTMLSDKQLRETEEIKAKAQISHSQPDDLIDFYHLKSRRGMSQLELEDAVHDDLKRATGEFVKDENDANRLNRVLQLTGFSDPVYAEAYVTVHHYDIVLDVTVINRTKETLQNLCLELATMGDLKLVERPQNYTLAPELSKQIKANIKVSSTETGVIFGNIVYESSNVLERTVVVLNDIHIDIMDYISPAVCSDAAFRTMWAEFEWENKVAVNTVIQEEKEFLDHIIKSTNMKCLTALSALEGQCGFLAANLYAKSVFGEDALVNVSIEKQADGKLSGYIRIRSKTQGIALSLGDKITVKQKGGS
- the LOC138883506 gene encoding uncharacterized protein, with translation MKKGVPFKWDQACSNAFESIKSYLMKPPVLAAPILGKPRILYISAQERSVGALLAQENNKGKENSLYYLSRMMTPNELNYSPIEKLGYKGKALAYFLADHPILDDWELTNELPDKDAMVIEVQPPWKIYFDGAAHRGRIGTGVVFVTSQGEVLPYSFTLMQLCSNNVVEYQALILGLEMDVELKRLQLQVFGDSKLVVNQLLGSYEVKKPELRPYHDYAKKLMGWLGDVTIQHVRRKENKKADDLAALASSLILLDQAQVTACQKWVVPPPNESSGGHLYILVATDYFSKWAETVTLKEVKKENVASFIRVNIIYRFGIPRYIITDNVEPFDNRLMNNFCELFGFKQHNSSTYNAVANGLAEAFNKTLCNLLKKVVSKFKRDWTDCMEKALWAYRTTHRTPPQATPYSLIYGVEAVLLERQIPSLRLAIQVGITDEENARL